A single genomic interval of Zingiber officinale cultivar Zhangliang chromosome 4A, Zo_v1.1, whole genome shotgun sequence harbors:
- the LOC121970040 gene encoding F-box/LRR-repeat protein At3g48880-like — translation MVDTKAIGKRWEEMETDVLVKIFKELNMIQLTPVSLVCRSWRLACSDPFIWNTLDLGLLESNFIQTRALPFIWVDERSDRRLTRILRMAMALSCGNITTMIFHFNLYMKDEHLNYISERSPHVRRLVMPAWNRITRVGLVQAIRRWEDLESLTMPSIGHPSYIMEEISRSCKNFSHLKVMGTFDVHFASCIAMHLPKLKVLSLRCSIVTKEALLFILNCMVNLEVLNISHCLLLESLVSGRRQIRSELDQTIFQKASRMRDFLYCQSSSCIACRRMIEDEGLMRWYRYEAWFWRQDEVSSLDLGEYGRLFDKNCVDRLLSSDINF, via the exons ATGGTAGACACCAAAGCTATTGGTAAAAGATGGGAGGAAATGGAAACTGATGTCTTAGTGAAAATTTTCAAGGAGTTAAATATGATCCAACTTACTCCAGTTTCTTTGGTGTGCCGTTCTTGGCGTTTGGCTTGCTCAGATCCATTCATATGGAACACACTTGATCTAGGGCTTTTGGAATCCAACTTTATCCAGACAAGGGCATTGCCTTTTATTTGGGTAGATGAAAGATCTGACCGGAGGTTGACACGAATTTTGAGGATGGCCATGGCTCTTAGTTGTGGGAACATCACGACTATGATATTTCATTTCAATCTTTATATGAAGGATGAACATCTTAATTACATCTCAGAGAG GTCTCCCCATGTTAGAAGATTAGTCATGCCAGCTTGGAACCGTATTACAAGAGTTGGATTAGTGCAAGCCATCCGGAGGTGGGAGGATCTGGAATCCCTGACAATGCCCAGCATTGGCCATCCTTCTTATATAATGGAGGAAATAAGTAGGAGCTGCAAAAACTTCTCACACCTTAAGGTGATGGGAACATTTGATGTCCACTTTGCCTCTTGCATTGCAATGCATCTCCCAAAGCTGAAAGTACTCAGTCTGCGGTGCTCTATAGTCACGAAAGAAGCATTGTTGTTCATCTTAAATTGCATGGTGAATCTGGAGGTGCTCAACATCTCCCACTGCCTCTTACTTGAATCCCTCGTTTCAGGACGGAGACAGATTCGATCAGAACTAGACCAGACCATTTTTCAGAAGGCTTCGCGCATGCGCGATTTCTTGTATTGCCAGAGCAGCTCTTGCATTGCGTGCAGGAGGATGATTGAAGATGAAGGTCTGATGAGATGGTACCGGTATGAGGCCTGGTTCTGGCGCCAAGATGAGGTGAGCTCTCTTGATCTGGGGGAGTATGGCAGGTTGTTTGATAAGAACTGTGTTGACAGATTGCTTTCTTCTGATATTAATTTTTGA